The Sphingobacterium lactis sequence CGTTAGGTCAATTGGGAAACCATACGTATCGAAAAGCTCAAAGGCGAAATCCCCTTCAATGACCTGGTGATCAACAGCGTAAGATTCAAAACGCTGAATACCCTGTGTTAGGGTACGCAGGAATGAAACTTCTTCCTCCAGGATTACTTTTTCCACGAAATCCTGTTGTTGGTACAATTCATCGAACACACCCTTGAACTGCTCGGCCAACACCGGCACCAATTCATGAATGAATGGCGACTTGAAGTTCAAGAAGGTGTACGCGTAACGAACGGCGCGACGAAGGATCCGACGGATCACATAACCGGCCTTGTTGTTGGATGGCAATTGGCCATCTGCAATGGCAAAACTTACCGCACGGATATGGTCGGATAGCACACGCATGGCGATATCCGTCTTTTCATCCGCACCATATTGGATGCCTGATTTCTGTGCGATAAATTGGATGAGTGGCTGGAATACATCCGTATCGTAGTTGGATGATTTGCCCTGGATCGCGCGCACCAAGCGCTCGAAGCCCATCCCGGTATCGATATGTTTTGCTGGAAGGGAAACCAAGCTGCCGTCCTTCAATCTGTTGAACTGCATAAAGACCAGGTTCCAGATTTCAATGACCTGCGGGTCATCCATATTGACCAAGTCCTGCCCGCGCACTTCCTGGCGCTCCGCATCGGAACGCATGTCGTAATGGATTTCCGAACATGGACCACATGGACCGATCTCGCCCATCTCCCAGAAATTATCTTTTTTATTCCCCAGTAGAATACGGTCCTCCGGAACAAGCGCTTTCCAAAGATCGAAAGCTTCCAGATCCTGTTGCAACCCTTCGGTGGCATCGCCCTCGAAGATGGTGACATACAAACGGTCCTTATCCAGCTTCAAGACCTCGGTCAAGAGCTCCCAAGCCCAGTTGATGGCATCTTTCTTGAAATAATCCCCAAAGGACCAGTTCCCCAACATTTCGAACAAAGTGTGGTGATAGGTATCTATCCCTACTTCCTCCAAATCGTTATGTTTACCGGAAACACGCAGACAGCGTTGGGTATCGGCAACACGCGGATATTTCACGGCGGCCTCCCCAAGGAATAATTCCTTGAATTGGTTCATGCCTGCATTGGTGAACATCAATGTCGGATCGTTCTTTACCACAACCGGAGCCGAGGGAACAATCTGATGTCCCTTGCTCTTGAAAAAATCTAAAAAGGCTTGACGTATATCTCTACTAGTCATTTATTTCTCTGCTAATTTAACCGCAAACTTACTTAAATTTGACGACTAAAACTTGGTTAAAATCCAATTTTTGTCATTATGATGCATATTTTTCGTAAATTTATCTTCTTATAAAAACACACGCAAATTAATACATGAAGATGACCATCATTGTCCCCACCGACTTTTCCGCAAATGCACGCTATGCGGCAGCCTATGCCTGCCAACTGGCCCAGTCACAAGGACAGCAAATCCATCTGCTGCACTGCTACACGAGCAGCTCCATTGGAGCCTCCGAGGCAGATAACGACAAGAACCCTACCCTATTGGCGGACGAAAAGATCCAGGAACTGCAGACGCAGCTGATCCAGCAGTACCCCGACCTCCATATCACTATCGAATGCTCAAGAAGCTTGATCATTGATAAGCTCACCGAGCTTTCCCGTTCGGGCGATTACCAGCTGATTGTGATGGGTGCTTCCGGAGATAGCCAATCCAAGCCGCTCTACTGGGGGAGCACGACCGTGGCCGTATCGGCCAAGTCCGAGATCCCGGTCATAGTCATTCCAAATCAGGAGACACCGTTCAGCAACGCCAAAGCTGCGCTATTGACAAACTTCAAGCCCGAGGAACTCGATACGCTGAAGGAATTTCAGCAGTTGGTCGGCACACCGGCACAGCTCAACTTGATCCACGTGTACAAGGAGAATCAGAACGGCCACAATGTTATGGAAACCCTGGATACTTGGGCATACAACATCCGCGAAATGGGTACCATCCTGGATATCCAACCGATCGTTGAACCAATCCAAAAGGAAGATGAGGCTTTGGATACCGTTCCGGAAGTGGTCAGCAAGATCATTACCGACGCCAATCCGGATATTATCCTGATCACGCCGAGCAGAAAGTCATTCTTCGAACGCTTATTCGTTGGTTCGGTTTCCAAAGCCATCGCCTTGGAACTTACCAGACCCGCATTCTTTGATAAAATTTAAATAATAACCATAAATCATGAGTAAACTACTTATCCCTATAGATTTTTCTGAATTTTCGGAAAATGCCGTACGCTATGCGGCACAGGTGGCAGCCGATGCCGGACAGGAAATTGATTTAGTCCATGTCTTTTCCAGCCATTCGAACAGCTACCTGAATGCACAGGGCGATATGCCTCTTACGGACCCGAATGTTCCCGAAGCCGAAGAAAACATGAAAAAAGCAGTGGAATCATTCCAAAAGGAATTTCCATCGGCAACCTTCAATCCGATTTTCCGCAATGGAAACCTATATGACGAAATCAAGGAGGTGACAAACGCGACACCGTACGATGCTGTTGTAATGGGTACGAAAGGCGCTTCAGGACTGGAAGCGGTATTTATCGGATCCAATACTTACGATACCATCCTGAACACCACAACACCGGTACTTGCCGTCCCTGTAGACTGCACTTCCTATAAACACGATACGGTAGGTTTACTCTGCAACTTCAAAGAGGCGGAATTGACGGCCTTACAGCAGGCATTGCCTTTGTTCAAAACAAATTACCGTTTGGTACTGATTCACGTGAATACGAACGACAGACCGATCAAAGATATCGATGCGCAATTCAAGGAATGGATCAACAGAATAGAATCCGAAATCGGCATTTCCGATATTTCCTATATCATCAAACCACAGACATTATTCATGCGCCAGAAGGAATCCGTGGCACAGGCCATCACTTCTGTCCTATTGGACGAACAGGTGGAAATATTGATTTTAACGAAAAGTAAGAAAAGTGTTTTCCGTCAGCTCACAGAATCCAATGTGATCAAAAAAATGGCTTTTGACATCAAAATCCCAACATTTTTTGCCCGTGTCCTGAAATAGTATAGTCAAAACACTACAATTTTAGCTACAAAATACCCTATTGCCAAAACAGCTTCTGTTTTGGCAATATTTTTGCCTTACAGGGGCAAATTGATATTATATTATGAAAGCAACTTACTTTAAGAAAGCTAGTGCACTAGCTGTTGCAGTATTACTCTCTTCTGCTACTTTTGCACAAACCAACACAGCAACTGTTGAAGGAACATCTATCTTAGGCCCAACAACAGATTACAGAACGTGGTCTATCGGTGTTAACGCAGGTGTCCTGAATCAATCGAACATCTTCGGTTTCAATAGAGCAGGTTTTGATAAATTGAACCACAACGTAGGTTACAGTGCTTATGTGAAGAAGCAAATCTCTCCATCATTCGGCTTGAAAGCGCAATATATGGGCGGTAAAGTTGGTGGTGTGAACGAAGATGCATCGGGAACAGAAATTTCTGAATTCGAAACAAAAATGCCTTGGTCCGCAGCATTATCCGGTGAGTTCACCTTTGCTAACACGAACTGGAGATTCTTCAACAGCATCATTAAGCCTTACTTCGCTTTCGGTATCGGTGCATTGAACTTCGAAACTTCCACTTTCGTAGGCGAAACCAAAACTACTGCAGAATCACAAACGAAATTGTACGTTCCTGTAGATGCAGGTTTCAAATTCGCTGTGGCTAGAGGCATCAACATCGATCTAGGTTACCAATTGAACTGGGCTAACCAAAACTTCGATGGCGTAACTGGCGACCAATACAAAAATGACTTATTCTCGTATGCACACGCAGGTCTTGAGATCGCTTTGGGTGATGGCAACAAACCTTACCTAGGTAACTCCAACCCAGTTGCGACCATGTCCGCAAAATACGATGAGTTGAAAGCTGAGCGTGATGCTTTGATCGCTTCCAATGAGCAATTGAAATCTGAGATCTCTACGATCAACGAGAACCTTGCGGATGATGATGGCGACGGTGTTGCTAACAAATTCGACAAGTGTCCTGACACACCTGCTGGAACAAAAGTTGACGGTTCAGGATGTCCACTTCCAGAATTGAAGAACGAAACGAAGGTAATCGAGAAAATCGTTGTTACCGAAGAAGATAAGAAAGTAGTTGATGAGGCGATCAAAAACCTAGAGTTCGACTTGAGCAAAGCGACTATCCGTCCTTCCTCATACGAATCCTTGAATAAAGTTGCTGCTTTATTGATCGAGAAAAACTTCAGCCTGAAATTAGCTGGTCACACCGATAACACAGGATCATTGCAATTGAACCTACGTTTATCGAAAGAACGTGCGGAATCCGTAAAAGCATACTTGGTATCCAAAGGTGCTAACGCTTCCCGAATCGAAGCTACAGGTTACGGTCCGAACCAACCTATCGCAACCAACAGCACTGCTGAAGGTCGCCAACAAAACAGACGTGTAGAGTTCACGCTTTACTAGGCTGCAACGTATAGCTTTTTTTACAACCACGCTATATACAGAAAGGCTGCTCGAAATTCGAGCAGCCTTTTTTTTGTTTTTTGAAGGGGAATAGAGCTGGGGAAAATTCATCCTTTTGAGCACAAGAGATCCACTGCACAAGCCTTCCGCACAACTCTTGCGCCAGCGTTGTGCTTGAAAAAAGGGGGAGATTATGAATTCGCCCGCTGGCGCAACGTCTTCTGGTGTGGGCTGCGCGGTGGCGGACTTGTGCCAAAAAACATGCCGTAGGCATAAAAAATATAACGCTGAGCCATACGCACAACTCTTGCGCCAGCGTTGTGCGGTTGAAATAAGGGAGAGGTTTTGGGAGGGAATGGGCGCGCTCTGCGCGCCCATTCCCTCCCAAAACCTCTCCTAAACGCGTGAATTCGCCCGCTGGCTCAAGTCTTTTGTAGTGGGCAGTGCGGTGGCGGACTTGTGCCAAAAACATGCCGTAGGCACAAAAGATATAGCGCATAGCCATCCAGCATAGTTTGCGCTTTAACCAGCAATACCAAAACACAATAATTGGCACTCGGGATTGCGCCATGCAACCCCAGAGGGGTGTAACTATTTTAGCAACACGCACACATATTTGTCAAGCCCCAAGCGGGGTTGCATGGCGTCACAAATTGCGATAGCTTTGGCGCATCGACTAAAAGGGTGAAGGTTTTGAGGCACAAGAGATCCACTGCACAGGCCTACCGCACAACTCTTGCGCCAGCGTGGTGGTTTGCGCGGTGGACTTGTGCCAAAAACATGCCGAAGGCACATAAAATATCCACTACCCTTCCCCGAAACCAGCAATAGTCAAAAACCCAAAAACCACCACACCAAACCTCCACAATAAACGTTTATTGATCATTTTATTCATACATACATAAAAACATATAAACTACTGAAATACAACAATATAAGGCATAAACACAATAAAAATCGCTTTAATTTTGCCCCGACCTTGTTCGACATGAGTCCGTGGTGAGAGCGTACTGAGAGCGAGGTGAGAGCGTGTCTATAGCACGCTCTCACCTCGCATGAACTCCGCACGCACCTCGCTAGCACCTCGGACAAGGTCTACATCGCTTCCAGGCGGGATTCAATCCAATATCCCCATTAGGAAAAAGTCAAACAATCAGATGAATACATGAAAAGTGAAAAACGCGACTACGTGTTCACGGTATGAAATATACAAGAAAAAACATGGATGATTATGGATTTAGCAAACTGAAAGAAAAGCAACCGCTTGAGAAGCAGTTGCTTTAAATATAACAAAATGTTTGGTGTTCGGAATTTAATTTGGCTCAGAACCTTTAAAATAAATGTTTAATATTAGGGATTTCAGCAACTACGAAAAACAGAAGGGGAAGCTTTTTCAGCCTCCCCTTCTGTTTTATGCTTTGCTATATCAATTACTCCACACCGGTTCCGGAGCTTTCCCGTTCTTTCCGCAATTTGGAGTGCTTATGACCATACAAGAAATATACCGCGACACCAATCGCCATCCAGATGCCCAAACGCTCCCAGCTCACCAACGGAAGGGAAGCCATCATCGCAATACACACCAAGATACCCAAGATCGGCACCAAAGGAACCAAAGGGGTCTTAAATGGACGATCCAGGTTCGGGTTGGTCTTACGAAGGACAAGTACACCGATACACACAAGGGTAAAGGCAAATAGCGTCCCGATGCTCACCATGTGTCCCAAATCGGAAACCGGTACAAAACCCGCGAAGATACTTACGAAAACCATAAAGATCAGGTTTGTCTTCCATGGTGTCTGGCGTTTAGATAGGTCCGAGAAAATCTTCGGTAACAGCCCATCCTTACTCATGGTGTAGAAAACACGGCTCTGTCCCAAAAGCATCACCAGGATAACCGATGTATAACCCGCAATAATGGTCACGATCATCGCCGTATTCAGGAAGTGGTAGCCCGTTCTTTCGAATGCCGTAGCAACCGGTTTGGCATCACCACTGAAAGCGGTATATGGTGCCAAGCCCGTCATCACGTACGAGAACAGCACATATAATAAGGTACAGATCACCAAGGATCCAATGATTCCGATCGGCATGCCTTTCTTTGGGTTCTTAGCTTCCTGAGCCGCCGTACTTACGGCATCAAATCCGATAAAGGCAAAGAATACCACCGCAGAGGCGCGCAAGATGCCCGAAATACCGTAATGACCGAAATAACCGCCGTTAAAGAATTCCATAAATCCGATATCACCGCGTTTCAGCATCTCCTCGCCTTCGTTCACCGGAATGAACGGATCGTGGTTCGCCGGATTGATGAACGACCAGCCCAAAACGATGAAAAGCAACACAACGCTGACTTTCAGGATCACCAGGATATTATTGACGAAGGAGGACTCCTGCGTTCCGCGCATCAAGAGCAGCGATAATAGACAGACAATGATAATGGCCGGCAGGTTGATCATCCCACCTTCCCATGGACCCGCCAGGAGCTCCGGAGGGAGACTGATCCCGACAATCTGCATCAATTCATTGAAATATTGGGACCAGCTGACGGCGACGGTCGCGGCGGCAAGTGCATATTCCAGCACCAGATCCCACCCGATAATCCACGCCATGAATTCCCCCATAGTCGCATATGAATACGTGTAGGCCGATCCTGCAACGGGAATCATGGAAGCGAACTCTGCATAACAGAGACCCGCAAAGGCACAGCCCACGGCAGCAACAATAAAGGACAGCATCACCGCAGGTCCGGCATGGTCAGCCGCAGCAATTCCCGTAAGGGAGAACAGACCAGCACCAATGATCGCACCAACACCGAGCGCAATCAGCCCTGAGCTGGAAAGCGTCCGTTTTAAGGTACCCTCACCACTCTGCTCGGCCTCCGCAATTAATTTAGAAATTGATTTTTTATACCACATAAATTAGATAAATTGAAAGGTTCAAACCTACAAAAAAATTAAAAAAAACAACAAATACTTAACAAATCAGCAGTAAAAAGTCCTTAAAATTTCAAATCAAATGATTTTTAAAGAAAATACTTAGCAATCATTCTTTATCTATCTTTTTCCGCCAAATATTATTTTACATTTCTCTGACGCACAAAATCTCCTATTCCACAAGCCCTATTTTACCAAACAGACCTTCGGAAAACGGATAGGCACCCACACCCGGAAATGATTAAAAAAACGGCTTTATCAAAGTACAATTGGCTAATTCTGAATTCTTGGAGCACGTTATCGGGATGTTTTCCAAGTCTTTCCGTCAACAAAGAAAGTAACATTTCACAAAAATCAAATAATTTAAAACATAAAACGTTGAATTGTAGGATTTATCAAAACTATTCGCTACCTTTGCACCGCCTTAGGCAATTGTGCCTATTGTATATTTTATTTCATGAACCCATTTTTAGAACTGGGAATCCGTCATGAGATTGTTAATGCCATCACTGAGTTAGGTTTCGAAAAACCTTCTCCCATCCAGGAAAAAGCCATTCCTGTATTACTGACTGGTAACGACGATTTTGTCGGATTGGCCCAAACAGGTACAGGGAAGACAGCGGCATTTGGTCTTCCACTTTTAGAACAACTAGACTTTTCATCAAAACAACCTCAGGCATTGGTACTATGTCCTACGCGTGAGCTATGTTTGCAAATCGCAAGAGACCTAGAAAAATTTGCCAAGTACATCGATAACGTGCATGTAGTAGCCGTTTACGGCGGTGCCAACATCGGTGATCAATTACGTCAGATCCGTCGTGGCGTGCAAATCGTTGTAGCTACCCCAGGTAGAATGTTAGACATCATTGGCCGTAACGCCATTGATTTCTCCAACGTGCGCTACGTAGTATTGGACGAAGCTGATGAAATGTTGAACATGGGTTTCCAAGAGGATATCAATAACATCCTTTCCGAAACTCCTGACGACAAAAAGACATGGTTATTTTCAGCAACCATGCCGAAAGAAGTGCGCCGTATCGCACAGAACTACATGACCAACCCGCAAGAGTTGACTGTAGGTACTAAAAATACAGGTAACGCGAATATTGAGCACCAATATTTCATGATCAAGGCGAAAGATAAATACGCTGCCTTCAAACGCATCGTTGACTTTTACCCTGAGATCTTTGGTATCGTATTCTGCCGTACGAAGATTGAAACACAAGAGATCGCTGAAGCGTTGATCAAGGATGGTTATAATGCAGATGCACTGCACGGTGACCTTTCCCAACAACAACGCGACAAAGTCATGAAACGCTATCGCGAACGCAGTTTACAATTGTTGATCGCAACAGACGTAGCTGCCCGTGGTATTGACGTGAATGACGTAACACACGTGATCAACTACTCCCTACCGGATGAGACGGAAAACTATACCCACCGTTCTGGCCGTACTGCACGTGCCGGTAAGACAGGTATCTCCATCTCCCTGATTAATGTGAAGGAAATGAGTAAAATCCGCCACATCGAAAAAATCATCGGTAAGGAATTTATCCGCATGCAAGTTCCTCAAGGAGCTGAAGTGTGTGAGAAACAATTGTTTGCTATGGTAAACAAGGTTCAGAATGTAGAAGTACATGAAGACCAAATCAATAACTTCATGCCACAGATCTTGGAAAGCCTTCAGGACTTGAGCAAAGAGGAAGTGATCAAGAAATTCGCTTCTTTGGAGTTCAACAGATTCCTGAACTATTACCAAGATGCACCGGACTTGAACATGGAAGCGCGCGAATCCCGTGGCGACCGTGACAGAGATGGTGGACGTCGTTCCGGCTCGAAAGGATACACCCGTTTGTTCATCAACTTGGGTTCCGTAGACGAGTTCAGCCGTGGCGATATGTTAGGCTTTATCTGTAACAACGGTAAGATCTCCGGAAAATCCGTTGGTAAAATCGATATGAAGGGTGTATTTACCTTCTTCGAAGTATTGGATGAAGAAGTGGAAAACGTATTCCAAGGCTTTAAGGGCGCTGAATTCAACGGAAGAGGTGTACGCATCGAGGTTTCCGGTGAAGGTGGTCGTTCTGACCGCGGTGGCAAACGTCGCTCCGGTGGCAGTGGTGACCGTAGAGACCGTAGTGGTTACTCCTCACGTGGCGGATCAGGTTCCGGCCGTAGAGATAGAGACCGCGGAGGTTCTGGTTTCCGTGACTTCTCTGGAAAACGCAGAGAATCCAAAAGCAGATACTAAAATCAACATACAGAAAAAGCTCCCAATCGGGAGCTTTTCCTTTTTTATGGCCTTCCCTGTTAGGGAATACGCAACGATGCAGCCGTATCCTTGACCTTCAGATTTCCGTTGGAAAAATTGCTGATCAATCGGTAGGTATTCGGAATGATAGTTTTGAACCTCCCCAAGGTCGCATCCGAAATGGTACTGCGATCGAACGGAACAACCTTCACATATTCCTGCAACACATTGGCCGAGCGGCCATATTTATAATCGTAGGTAAACCGCAGCTCCTCCCCTTCCAACCGGACATCCGCATTGTCCGTATTGGGCACCGAAATGTAAAACTCCGATTGCGCCATATCGCCTTCCCTGCTGAACAGCTCCTGCTTCGCCATCGCTTCGTGCAGCTCTCGGGCAACAAAAACGGATGGGTCGATGATATGGACTTCCGTATGGATCAAATCGGCGTAGGGCAACCCTCCATCCTTTCCACGATAATTCCGCAGTTCTTCCAGCACCTGATTGATTTCCTTCACCAGGTACGGATAATGGGTACAACCTAAAATCAGGGCTTTCAGCGGCTTTGCCTCCGGAGCCTTGCGCATCTGCTCGAGCAGGCTCACCAAATGATACCGGATATAGTTTTCGGAGGAATTGATCTGCAGCAGGCTGCAATCCTCTGCATCCTTGCTATCGCAGAGCATTTGGTTTTTATCGAAATTGAAATTATAGATATCCAACAGCGTCCTGTCAATGGCATATTCGCTGTGATCCAGTGCCGGCCCGCGGTAATTGGACCTTGGCGCCTGCGCATCCAGCTTGATGAAATCAGGCTCCTCATCCACGGCTTCAGCGATACCGTGCCCGCCCTGGTTGAAAATCTGAATATCATCACGCATTCCCAATTGCTGGATCTGTTCCCGCAATGTTCGCTCATAGCCTCCTGATGCAATCGTTCCGACCGTCGCAAAGACGCCAATGGACCCGGTCTCTTCCTTACCGAATAGCGCCAATGTTCCACGTGCTGCCGCGTTGATTACCCCGATAACAGGAATATCCAAACCCGTCTTTGCCATGAACTCCTCTGCATCCTTATAACCATAAGCCGTCGCCGTGTTGCAGGCAATGACAATGGCCTTCACCGGCTCTTTATCCTTGCGCGGTGCAGTTGCCGTTGGACTTGAGTAATAGCTCCTTCCTAATAGGAATTGGAAGTCTTTCAGGATATGCTCCACCAGCAGGTCATCCTTTTGCACCGCATGGTAATTGCCATAGGGCATATTGGCCTGATCGGCCAGGTAGATGAAACGCTCCTGCTGAAAATCCAATTGCCCATCCCCGCCCAGCTTCCGGCTGTCGTTCTTAAATTCATCAAAATTCACCAAGGCATCCAGTACGGTAAGCCCGCCCGTGCCCGAGTCAAAAACGCCGATCGGGAAATCCTTCAGGTCTTTGGGGTAATTCGCAAAGTCAACATGGTAATAACTCCTCGGATCATTGAGGATAGCAGCTTCAATAGCCAAAGGCTCCTGTGCGGAGGAAAAAAAAGGGCTATTCAGGAGGACCGCCAGCACAGGCAGCCTCCCCCAGGTCAATAGGTCTTTCATGATTATTCGGTAGATTGACCTAAAGATATTTGTTTATTCGGATATTTAAAATAAAAAACGCATAAATCCGCAAACTGAAACCATAAAAAAGTCCAAAATTCATTATTCCGGACGGTTCAGCTTAAATCTATTCTGCAATTGTCTGCGTCTCGACCGCCGCAGGCGCGACATCTTAACGGGGTAGTGCCGCTTTTTGGTAATGTTATTGAACAGTAAGGCGACGAGCAGCAAAATAAGCGCGCCAGAAAAAACCGGCGTAAGGACATAAAGATAGCCCAATTGGGTGATCTGCTGTCCGCCGCTCACGGCAATCAATGCCGTTGCACCACCTGGGGGATGCAAGCTTCGGGTGATCTGCATGGCCACAATGGAGAAGGCCACAGCCGTTGGTGCCGTCAACCAGATCACGTCCGGCAGGAGCTTACCCACGGTCACTCCAACGATGGCGGAAACCACATGGCCACCGACCAAGTTGCGCGGCTGTGCCAAGGGGCTCTGTATCGCACCATACACCAAAACTGCGGAAGCGCCAAAGGAACCAATAAGAAAGATATTCTCTGTAGCGGGCAATTGATACGACTGCAGGAGTGCAATCAGCCCGATACCAATAAAAGCACCGATAAAGGACCAGAAATGCTCACGGAAATCAACAAGCATTTCCCGATAGAAAACATACCGGTAAACGCGCATATGCCGATAGACAGACCTCCTGAACTTCTTCACCTCGAACCCGCCTTAGGATAGCTGACGCTGACGGATCGCTTCGTAGATCACGACCGCCGCGGAAACGGAAACATTCAAGGATTCGATTTCGCCGAACATAGGGATTTTCGCCAATTTGTCTGAGATTCGGATCAGGTCGTCCGAAACGCCCACATCTTCCGCACCCATGATGATACAGGAAGGCACCTTGTAATCCACATCGTAAATGGATTCCTTGGTTTTCTCGGTACTGACAACCAGCTGTACACCCGATTCGATCAGGAACTTCCCTACCTTATTCAGGGAATCCTGTCTGCATACCGGGATCTTATAGAGTGCACCCGCGGACGTCTTGATGGCATCCGGGTTGATCTCTGCGGATCCTTTTTTCGGAACGATGATGGCATGCACACCCGCACATTCCGCGGTACGTGCAATGGCACCCATATTGCGGACATCCGTCACGCCATCCAACATCAACAGCAATGGCGTTTCACCACGCTCGTAGATAACCGGAAGGAGGTCTTCGATATCCTGGTAGGTAATCGGTGAGATCACCGCAATGACCCCTTGATGGTTCTTACGGGTAATGCGATTCAATTTCTCGATCGGAACCTGCTGGAAGGTCATGTTGTTCTCCTTAAGCAGCGCCTTGAACTCCGCAAACAAAGGTCCGGAAAGGCCACGCTGAACAAATAAGGATTCAATCTCCTTACCGCTATCGATGGCTTCCATAACGGCACGAATACCGAACACCATTTGGTTGGTTTCTCTTTTTTCCGATCTATCCCTACGTTGAAAATTTTGCATGTTATTGATATCAGGTATTGGAGCGGTCAGTCGCTCACAATAAATTCGTACAAAGGTAGAAATTTATAGGTTAGCTTAACCCTAAATCGTATGTTTTTCTTAACTCCTCCAGCAATGGATTCTTGGCGACCATGGCTTGGTATTTCTCTTGGGAGGTATAAGGTTTTCTTTCCTTGGTCTTTTCCACCATCACCCCTTCGATATCCAAGGCGAAGTTCTTCAGTTCGACACGGAGGTAGTTCAGCATATCGATCTTGCCCAATTTGAGCTCGTCCATCTGCACCATATTCTCCACTTCGACCTTGACATTCGTTCCTTCCAAGGTCGGCGGATTAGCCGTCATGATGGTATATAGAGTGATTTTATTGTTGGATCTCAGTTTCTCGGCAAAAGCGTTCCACTTGCTGAGGAATGCATTTTGGGGCACCTCGAAGTATTCATTCCCCTGAACGAGTTCATTCTCGCCATCGCCCTCCTCCTTTTTATCCTCAAAAATGGTATTGAGATTCGGTACGGAAACGGATGTTTTAATACTTCCCCATTTCCCGACAGGTTTCGGAGCTGCCG is a genomic window containing:
- a CDS encoding universal stress protein is translated as MTIIVPTDFSANARYAAAYACQLAQSQGQQIHLLHCYTSSSIGASEADNDKNPTLLADEKIQELQTQLIQQYPDLHITIECSRSLIIDKLTELSRSGDYQLIVMGASGDSQSKPLYWGSTTVAVSAKSEIPVIVIPNQETPFSNAKAALLTNFKPEELDTLKEFQQLVGTPAQLNLIHVYKENQNGHNVMETLDTWAYNIREMGTILDIQPIVEPIQKEDEALDTVPEVVSKIITDANPDIILITPSRKSFFERLFVGSVSKAIALELTRPAFFDKI
- a CDS encoding universal stress protein, which produces MSKLLIPIDFSEFSENAVRYAAQVAADAGQEIDLVHVFSSHSNSYLNAQGDMPLTDPNVPEAEENMKKAVESFQKEFPSATFNPIFRNGNLYDEIKEVTNATPYDAVVMGTKGASGLEAVFIGSNTYDTILNTTTPVLAVPVDCTSYKHDTVGLLCNFKEAELTALQQALPLFKTNYRLVLIHVNTNDRPIKDIDAQFKEWINRIESEIGISDISYIIKPQTLFMRQKESVAQAITSVLLDEQVEILILTKSKKSVFRQLTESNVIKKMAFDIKIPTFFARVLK
- a CDS encoding OmpA family protein, with protein sequence MKATYFKKASALAVAVLLSSATFAQTNTATVEGTSILGPTTDYRTWSIGVNAGVLNQSNIFGFNRAGFDKLNHNVGYSAYVKKQISPSFGLKAQYMGGKVGGVNEDASGTEISEFETKMPWSAALSGEFTFANTNWRFFNSIIKPYFAFGIGALNFETSTFVGETKTTAESQTKLYVPVDAGFKFAVARGINIDLGYQLNWANQNFDGVTGDQYKNDLFSYAHAGLEIALGDGNKPYLGNSNPVATMSAKYDELKAERDALIASNEQLKSEISTINENLADDDGDGVANKFDKCPDTPAGTKVDGSGCPLPELKNETKVIEKIVVTEEDKKVVDEAIKNLEFDLSKATIRPSSYESLNKVAALLIEKNFSLKLAGHTDNTGSLQLNLRLSKERAESVKAYLVSKGANASRIEATGYGPNQPIATNSTAEGRQQNRRVEFTLY
- a CDS encoding amino acid permease; the encoded protein is MWYKKSISKLIAEAEQSGEGTLKRTLSSSGLIALGVGAIIGAGLFSLTGIAAADHAGPAVMLSFIVAAVGCAFAGLCYAEFASMIPVAGSAYTYSYATMGEFMAWIIGWDLVLEYALAAATVAVSWSQYFNELMQIVGISLPPELLAGPWEGGMINLPAIIIVCLLSLLLMRGTQESSFVNNILVILKVSVVLLFIVLGWSFINPANHDPFIPVNEGEEMLKRGDIGFMEFFNGGYFGHYGISGILRASAVVFFAFIGFDAVSTAAQEAKNPKKGMPIGIIGSLVICTLLYVLFSYVMTGLAPYTAFSGDAKPVATAFERTGYHFLNTAMIVTIIAGYTSVILVMLLGQSRVFYTMSKDGLLPKIFSDLSKRQTPWKTNLIFMVFVSIFAGFVPVSDLGHMVSIGTLFAFTLVCIGVLVLRKTNPNLDRPFKTPLVPLVPILGILVCIAMMASLPLVSWERLGIWMAIGVAVYFLYGHKHSKLRKERESSGTGVE
- a CDS encoding DEAD/DEAH box helicase codes for the protein MNPFLELGIRHEIVNAITELGFEKPSPIQEKAIPVLLTGNDDFVGLAQTGTGKTAAFGLPLLEQLDFSSKQPQALVLCPTRELCLQIARDLEKFAKYIDNVHVVAVYGGANIGDQLRQIRRGVQIVVATPGRMLDIIGRNAIDFSNVRYVVLDEADEMLNMGFQEDINNILSETPDDKKTWLFSATMPKEVRRIAQNYMTNPQELTVGTKNTGNANIEHQYFMIKAKDKYAAFKRIVDFYPEIFGIVFCRTKIETQEIAEALIKDGYNADALHGDLSQQQRDKVMKRYRERSLQLLIATDVAARGIDVNDVTHVINYSLPDETENYTHRSGRTARAGKTGISISLINVKEMSKIRHIEKIIGKEFIRMQVPQGAEVCEKQLFAMVNKVQNVEVHEDQINNFMPQILESLQDLSKEEVIKKFASLEFNRFLNYYQDAPDLNMEARESRGDRDRDGGRRSGSKGYTRLFINLGSVDEFSRGDMLGFICNNGKISGKSVGKIDMKGVFTFFEVLDEEVENVFQGFKGAEFNGRGVRIEVSGEGGRSDRGGKRRSGGSGDRRDRSGYSSRGGSGSGRRDRDRGGSGFRDFSGKRRESKSRY